A region from the Pempheris klunzingeri isolate RE-2024b chromosome 17, fPemKlu1.hap1, whole genome shotgun sequence genome encodes:
- the copz2 gene encoding coatomer subunit zeta-2 isoform X1: protein MDSTSLEPSLYTVKAVFILDNDGNRLLSKYYDSDLYPSMKEQKNFERNIFNKTHKADNEIAFLEGMTIVYKSSIDLFFYVVGSPQENELMLMSVLNCLFESLSQILRKNVERRCLLDNMEGVFLVVDEIIDGGVILESDPQQVLQKVNYRADENALSEQSVAQHISEKLALTTEVLQSAKEQIKWSILK from the exons ATGGACTCCACGTCTCTG GAACCCTCCCTCTATACAGTGAAAGCTGTTTTCATTCTTGACAATGACGGCAACAGACTTCTGTCAAAG taCTATGACAGTGACCTTTACCCCTCCATGAAGGAACAGAAGAATTTTGAGaggaacattttcaacaaaacacataaaGCAGACA ATGAGATAGCTTTCCTGGAGGGGATGACCATCGTCTATAAGAGCAGTATAGATCTCTTCTTCTACGTGGTGGGAAGTCCTCAGGAGAACGAG CTGATGCTAATGTCAGTACTAAACTGCCTGTTTGAGTCCCTCAGTCAGATCCTCAG gaaGAATGTTGAGCGGAGGTGTTTACTGGACAACATGGAAGGAGTGTTTCTGGTTGTGGATGAAATTATTGATGGAGG GGTGATTCTGGAGAGTGACCCCCAGCAGGTCCTACAGAAGGTCAACTACAGG gCAGATGAAAACGCATTATCTGAACAAAGCGTTGCCCAG CACATATCAGAGAAACTGGCTCTGACTACTGAA
- the praf2 gene encoding PRA1 family protein 2, protein MAGVQPPPLRSLDDFLLSSARFALPDVRDLDRWNNRIINNLLYYQSNYLLSALGLLLIVGYVQPLQMCVGAIVVTLFFLGFVWAAENQAPIRRFRRNHPSIAVFAILLASYFFISALGGVAVFLFGIAFPILMVLVHASVRTRSLKNKMENKLESIGLKRTPMGLLLEALGQEQEAGS, encoded by the exons ATGGCAGGCGTGCAGCCGCCACCCCTCCGGAGCCTGGATGATTTCCTGCTGAGCTCGGCCCGCTTCGCTCTGCCCGACGTGCGGGACCTCGACCGCTGGAACAACCGCATCATCAACAACCTGCTGTACTACCAGAGCAACTATCTCCTGTCCGCGCTGGGCCTCCTGCTCATAGTGGG GTATGTCCAGCCCCTCCAGATGTGTGTCGGGGCCATAGTGGTCACCCTGTTTTTCCTGGGCTTTGTGTGGGCCGCCGAGAACCAAGCTCCCATTCGCCGTTTCCGTAGAAACCACCCATCAATTGCTGTGTTTGCCATTCTTTTGGCTAGTTACTTCTTCATATCTGCACTGGGAGGCGTGGCCGTGTTCCTGTTTGGCATAGCCTTCCCTATactga TGGTTTTGGTCCATGCGTCGGTGAGGACGCGCAGCCTGAAGAACAAGATGGAGAACAAACTGGAGAGCATTGGTCTGAAGAGGACACCCATGGGACTCCTGCTAGAGGCCCTTGGACAGGAACAGGAGGCTGGATCttag
- the copz2 gene encoding coatomer subunit zeta-2 isoform X2 encodes MDSTSLEPSLYTVKAVFILDNDGNRLLSKYYDSDLYPSMKEQKNFERNIFNKTHKADNEIAFLEGMTIVYKSSIDLFFYVVGSPQENELMLMSVLNCLFESLSQILRKNVERRCLLDNMEGVFLVVDEIIDGGVILESDPQQVLQKVNYRADENALSEQSVAQVLQSAKEQIKWSILK; translated from the exons ATGGACTCCACGTCTCTG GAACCCTCCCTCTATACAGTGAAAGCTGTTTTCATTCTTGACAATGACGGCAACAGACTTCTGTCAAAG taCTATGACAGTGACCTTTACCCCTCCATGAAGGAACAGAAGAATTTTGAGaggaacattttcaacaaaacacataaaGCAGACA ATGAGATAGCTTTCCTGGAGGGGATGACCATCGTCTATAAGAGCAGTATAGATCTCTTCTTCTACGTGGTGGGAAGTCCTCAGGAGAACGAG CTGATGCTAATGTCAGTACTAAACTGCCTGTTTGAGTCCCTCAGTCAGATCCTCAG gaaGAATGTTGAGCGGAGGTGTTTACTGGACAACATGGAAGGAGTGTTTCTGGTTGTGGATGAAATTATTGATGGAGG GGTGATTCTGGAGAGTGACCCCCAGCAGGTCCTACAGAAGGTCAACTACAGG gCAGATGAAAACGCATTATCTGAACAAAGCGTTGCCCAG